The Candidatus Polarisedimenticolaceae bacterium sequence GCTCGTCTACTCGATGAACCAGGAGATCCACCTGCTGCGCGTGCGCGCCGACGGCACGTTGCCCGACGGCCCCTCCGGCTTGCTCGTGACGGGTGACGCGCCGCGGAACCAGTCCGCGCCCGGCGCCGCCTGGAACGGCGCGGAGTTCGTGACCGCGTTCCAGGACGACCGCGCGGGCACGCCGTTCGTCCCGTATCCGCGCAGCGACATCTACGCTTCGCGCATCACCGCGGCGGGGGCGGTGCTCGACGGCGTCGGCGGCTTCCCGGTCGAGACGACCGCGGTCTCCGAGTGGCAACCGGCGGTGGCGGGCTCGGGGGGGACGACGCTCGTGGTCGCCGCGCACCTGCGGGGTGCGGGGTACGGCTCGCATCGGATCGGCGTGCGCCGGCTGGGTGGGCCGGGAGCGGCGACGAGCCCGGTTTCCGGGCTCGCGTTCGCCGACGCCGCCACGATGCAGTGGAGCGGGCCCGACGCGCCGGTCGTGTACGACGTGCTGCGCGGCGACCTCGGGTCGATGCGCGCGAACGGCTCGGTGGGCGACGCCTCCTGCGTCGACGACGATCTTCCGACGACCTCGCGCGTGGATTCCCAGGACCCTTCGCCTGGCGCGGGGTTCTACTACCTCGTCCGGTCCGATTCGGCGGATGCGCCCCCTGGGACCTACGACGATCCGGGCGGCGCCGGGCTCCACCACAACCGCGACGACGACGTGGGGACGCTGGGGGGAACGGGCTGTCCGTAAGGGGTCCTTGTTATCCTGCGCCCATGCGCGTGCCGTTCGATCGCGACGTCATCCGGAAGATCATCGCCGCCCAGCCGTTCGACGTCCGCCAGGCGTCGATCCGCGAGATGAACCGCCTCGTCAACGGGATCGAGAAGGAGCTCGACGTCCGGTTCATCCGGATGGAGTTCGGGATTCCGGGGCTCCCCACCCCGGAGATCGCGGTGACGGCCGAGATCGAGGCGCTGCGCGATCGGAAGGTCGGGCACGTCTACGCGCCGTTCGACGGCCTCCCCGAGCTGACGCAGGAAGCCTCGCGCTTCGCGAAGCTCTACATGAACCTCGAGATCCCTCCGGCGTGTTGCGTCCCCACCGTCGGCGCGATGGAAGGGTGTTTCGCGTCGCTGACCCTCGCGAACCGGATGCACGTGGACCGCCACACCCTGCTGTTCCTGCAACCCGGATTCCCCGTGAACCGCCAGCAGGCGCGTTTCCTCGGGATGAAGGTCGACGGGATCGACTTCTACGACCACCGCGGGGAGGCGCTGATCGGGGCGGTCGAACGGCGCCTGGCGAAGGGGGACATCGCCGCGATGTTGTGGTCCTCCCCCAACAACCCGAGCTGGATCGTGCTGAAGGAGCCGGAGCTCGAGGGGCTCGGGCGCCTGTGCGACGCGTACGACGTCCTCGCGATCGAGGACCTCGCCTACTTCGGAATGGACGTGCGGCAGGACTACCTCAATCCGGGCGTCCCGCCGTACCAGCCGACGGTCCTGCGCTACACGCGAAACGGCATCTGCGTCGTCAGCAGCTCGAAGATGTTCAGCTACGCGGGGCAACGGATCGCGATCGCATTTCTGCATCCCGACCTCGCGGAGCGGAAGCTCCCCGACCTCACCGAGCGCCTCGGGACGCCCCTCGTCCGTCACGCGTTCGTGCACGGGATCCAGTACCCGCTGATCGCCTCGGTCCCCGAGGGGCCGCAATACGGGCTGACCGCGCTGCTGCGCGCGGCGAACGCGGGAGACCGGTCGCTGTTCACCCCGGCGTTCGAGTACGCGCGACGGGCGAAGATCGCGAAGGAGATCTTCCTGCGGAACGGTTTCCGCCTCGTCTACGACAACGACCTCGGGGAGCCCCTGGCCGACGGGTTCTACTTCACCCTTTCCCACCCACGCTTCGCCGACGGCGCCGACCTGATCGTCGAACTGCTGCACTACG is a genomic window containing:
- a CDS encoding pyridoxal phosphate-dependent aminotransferase, producing the protein MRVPFDRDVIRKIIAAQPFDVRQASIREMNRLVNGIEKELDVRFIRMEFGIPGLPTPEIAVTAEIEALRDRKVGHVYAPFDGLPELTQEASRFAKLYMNLEIPPACCVPTVGAMEGCFASLTLANRMHVDRHTLLFLQPGFPVNRQQARFLGMKVDGIDFYDHRGEALIGAVERRLAKGDIAAMLWSSPNNPSWIVLKEPELEGLGRLCDAYDVLAIEDLAYFGMDVRQDYLNPGVPPYQPTVLRYTRNGICVVSSSKMFSYAGQRIAIAFLHPDLAERKLPDLTERLGTPLVRHAFVHGIQYPLIASVPEGPQYGLTALLRAANAGDRSLFTPAFEYARRAKIAKEIFLRNGFRLVYDNDLGEPLADGFYFTLSHPRFADGADLIVELLHYGISAITLDTTGSSRKEGLRACVSLIGEEQFATLEERVRAFA